One window of Pirellulales bacterium genomic DNA carries:
- a CDS encoding MoxR family ATPase: MTPEKTAMNEASAIRQLGLAREKILAQLSEVIVGQHEVIEELLICLFSRGHCLLEGVPGLAKTLMISTLSRTLNLSFSRIQFTPDLMPADITGTEILEENRSTGAREFRFLQGPLFGNVILADEINRTPPKTQAALLEAMQERQITAGRVRHRLPDPFFVLATQNPIEQEGTYPLPEAQQDRFMFKVYVKYPSFDEEFEIARRTTTTVTDHVVPVLTAEEIMGLQRLVREVPVSDHVVRYALSLVRQTRVREPGSPDFVQDQLNWGAGPRAVQFLVLGAKARALLHGRTHVTTEDIGALAKPVLRHRLIVNFAAESEGVTTDHVIQQLLEATPTKEDELTNDVRFQKIFAS; encoded by the coding sequence ATGACACCAGAGAAGACAGCCATGAACGAGGCCTCGGCCATTCGACAGCTCGGCTTGGCGCGCGAGAAGATTCTCGCGCAGCTTTCCGAGGTCATCGTCGGTCAACACGAAGTCATCGAGGAGCTTCTGATCTGTCTGTTCAGCCGCGGACACTGCCTGCTCGAAGGCGTGCCCGGACTGGCCAAGACGTTGATGATCAGCACGCTCAGTCGCACACTGAATCTTTCATTCAGTCGCATCCAGTTCACGCCGGACTTGATGCCGGCCGATATCACCGGCACCGAGATCCTCGAAGAGAACCGCTCGACCGGCGCGCGAGAGTTTCGTTTCTTGCAGGGACCGCTCTTCGGCAACGTGATTCTGGCCGACGAAATTAACCGCACGCCGCCCAAGACGCAGGCCGCGCTGCTCGAGGCCATGCAAGAGCGACAGATCACGGCGGGGCGCGTGCGCCATCGTCTGCCTGATCCGTTCTTCGTCCTCGCCACGCAAAACCCGATTGAACAAGAGGGAACCTATCCCCTGCCCGAAGCGCAGCAAGATCGATTCATGTTCAAGGTCTACGTGAAGTACCCGTCGTTCGATGAAGAGTTCGAGATCGCCCGCCGCACGACGACCACCGTGACCGACCATGTCGTACCCGTACTTACGGCCGAAGAAATCATGGGACTGCAACGGTTGGTGCGTGAAGTCCCTGTCTCGGATCACGTGGTGCGGTACGCGTTGTCCTTGGTGCGACAGACGCGCGTCCGCGAGCCGGGGTCCCCCGATTTCGTGCAGGATCAATTGAACTGGGGCGCCGGACCGCGAGCCGTGCAATTTCTCGTGCTGGGTGCCAAGGCTCGCGCCCTGCTGCATGGCCGCACGCACGTCACGACCGAAGACATCGGGGCCCTGGCCAAGCCGGTGTTGCGGCACCGGTTGATTGTCAATTTTGCCGCGGAAAGCGAAGGAGTTACGACCGACCACGTGATCCAGCAACTGCTCGAGGCGACACCCACGAAAGAAGACGAACTGACCAATGACGTCCGATTCCAAAAGATTTTTGCATCCTGA